CGAGGCGTACCGCGTCCACCACGACGTCAGCAAGAAGGCCGCCCGGCTGCGGGCGATCGAGATGCTCGACCGGGTCGGCATCCCCGAGCCCGCCAAGCGTGTCGACGGCTACCCGCACGAGTTCTCCGGCGGTATGCGCCAGCGCGCCATGATCGCCATGGCGCTGGTGAACAACCCCGAGCTGCTCATCGCCGACGAGCCGACCACCGCCCTGGACGTCACCGTGCAGGCGCAGATCCTGGACCTGATCCACGATCTGCAGAAGGAGTTCGGCTCCGCGGTCATCATGATCACCCATGACCTGGGTGTGGTCGCGGAGATGGCCGACGACCTGCTGGTCATGTACGGCGGCCGGTGCGTGGAGCGCGGCCCCGCCGAGGACGTGTTCTCCGAGCCCCGCCACCCCTACACCTGGGGCCTGCTCGGCTCGATGCCGCGCATGGACCGCGAGGAGACGGACCGGCTCATCCCGATCAAGGGTGCGCCGCCCTCCCTCATCAACCTCCCGTCCGGCTGCGCCTTCCACCCGCGCTGCCCGTACGCCGACGTCCCGAAGGACAACGTCACCCGCACCGTCCGCCCCGAGCTGGCCGAGGTCGGCCCCTCGCACTGGGCCGCCTGCCACATGACGCAGGAGCAGCGGGAGCGTATCTGGACCGAAGAGATTGCGCCGAAGCTGTGAGCGACGACAAAACGGTGAGCACACCGGACACCAGCGGGAGCACCCTCACCAAGGGCACCACCGCCGACGGCGAGGTCCTGCTGAAGGTGACCGGCCTTCAGAAGCACTTCCCGATCCGCAAGGGCCTGCTCCAGCGGCAGACCGGCGCGGTGCGTGCCGTCGACGGCATCGACTTCGAGGTGCGCAAGGGCGAGACGCTTGGCGTCGTCGGCGAGTCGGGCTGCGGCAAGTCCACCATGGGCCGGCTGATCACCCGGCTGCTGGAACCGACCGGCGGCTCGGTCGAGTTCGAGGGCCAGGACATCACGCACCTGAAGACCGGCGAACTGCGCCCCATGCGCCGCGACGTGCAGATGATCTTCCAGGACCCGTACTCCTCGCTGAACCCCCGCCACACGATCGGCACGATCGTCGGCGCCCCCTTCCGGCTCCAGGGCGTCGAGCCCGAGGGCGGTGTGAAGAAGGAGGTGCAGCGGCTGCTGTCGGTGGTCGGCCTCAACCCCGAGCACTACAACCGCTACCCGCACGAGTTCTCCGGCGGCCAGCGCCAGCGCATCGGCATCGCCCGCGCGCTCGCGCTCAACCCCAAGCTCGTCGTGGCGGACGAGCCGGTCTCGGCGCTGGACGTGTCGATCCAGGCGCAGGTGGTGAACCTGCTCGACGACCTCCAGGAGGAGCTGGGCCTGACGTACGTGATCATCGCGCACGACCTCTCGGTCGTCCGGCACGTCTCGGACCGGATCGCGGTGATGTACCTCGGCAAGATCGTCGAGCTGGCCGAACGCGACCAGCTGTACAAGTCTCCGATGCACCCGTACTCCAAGGCCCTGCTGTCGGCCGTGCCGGTTCCGGACCCGAAGCGCCGGGGCGCCAAGAGCGAGCGCATCCTGCTCAAGGGCGACGTGCCCTCGCCGATCGCCCCGCCGAGCGGCTGCCGCTTCCACACCCGGTGCTGGAAGGCGACGGAGATCTGCAAGACGACCGAGCCGCCGCTCAAGGAGCTGCGGGCCGGGCAGCGGGTCGCCTGTCACCACCCGGAGAACTTCGCGGACCAGCAGCCGCAGGACACCAAGCTGCTGTCGTCGGCGCACGAGGTGGCCGCCGAGAACAACGTGGGGAAGACCGCGGGGGACGACGCCGCGACCGTGGAGAAGTGACTCCGGCCGGTCCGGGAGCGAGTCCACCCGAGCCCCCGCCCTCGTACATCGGGGCGGGGGCTCACCCGTGGGTGAAAATGAGCGGGTGCTCCAGCAACTCTTCAGCCCGTCCGTCCAGCACACGCTCGACCTGATCGGCATCTTCGTCTTCGCGATCTCCGGCGCCCTGCTGGCCGTGCGCAAGAACTTCGACGTGTTCGGCATGGCCGTCCTCGCCGAGGTCACCGCGCTGGGCGGAGGGCTGTTCCGGGACCTGGTCATCGGGGCCGTACCGCCCGCCGCCTTCACGGACCTGGGCTACTTCCTCACCCCGCTGCTCGCCACGCTCCTGGTCTTCTTCCTGCACCCCCAGGTGGAGCGCA
The Streptomyces tuirus genome window above contains:
- a CDS encoding ABC transporter ATP-binding protein is translated as MSKLDKAALGEPDTTPASVPDDVFLSVRDLRIHFDTDDGLVKSVDGVSFDVRKGKTLGIVGESGSGKSVTSLGVMGLHRSARAKVSGEVWLDGQELIAADPDDVRRLRGRKMAMIFQDPLSAMHPYYTVGQQIVEAYRVHHDVSKKAARLRAIEMLDRVGIPEPAKRVDGYPHEFSGGMRQRAMIAMALVNNPELLIADEPTTALDVTVQAQILDLIHDLQKEFGSAVIMITHDLGVVAEMADDLLVMYGGRCVERGPAEDVFSEPRHPYTWGLLGSMPRMDREETDRLIPIKGAPPSLINLPSGCAFHPRCPYADVPKDNVTRTVRPELAEVGPSHWAACHMTQEQRERIWTEEIAPKL
- a CDS encoding ABC transporter ATP-binding protein translates to MSDDKTVSTPDTSGSTLTKGTTADGEVLLKVTGLQKHFPIRKGLLQRQTGAVRAVDGIDFEVRKGETLGVVGESGCGKSTMGRLITRLLEPTGGSVEFEGQDITHLKTGELRPMRRDVQMIFQDPYSSLNPRHTIGTIVGAPFRLQGVEPEGGVKKEVQRLLSVVGLNPEHYNRYPHEFSGGQRQRIGIARALALNPKLVVADEPVSALDVSIQAQVVNLLDDLQEELGLTYVIIAHDLSVVRHVSDRIAVMYLGKIVELAERDQLYKSPMHPYSKALLSAVPVPDPKRRGAKSERILLKGDVPSPIAPPSGCRFHTRCWKATEICKTTEPPLKELRAGQRVACHHPENFADQQPQDTKLLSSAHEVAAENNVGKTAGDDAATVEK